One Anolis carolinensis isolate JA03-04 chromosome 4, rAnoCar3.1.pri, whole genome shotgun sequence DNA window includes the following coding sequences:
- the suco gene encoding SUN domain-containing ossification factor isoform X1: MRELPRRLLLLASCFLLGSLLSFPIWHVTCKEGPSSTILVSQNENSPLANMDENIQEKEETDRSVGTLSLEPINTIINNYPEEYPDDYTKETEVMDMGKLETQEEWSSVDLSETSFNIAGISESTFSLPTSESSSVSQPSVIENSSADIPVITSETEQSELDCNLGGILETNSQSEASPLVTSPDSLVGQHIENISSHRKGKTTKSEFDPQVAAPEQKTDPKSALNTSGNLRGERKMGEIDPTSVIAPKDPGDIPTFDEWKKQVMEVEKEKSQSMHPSSNGGQHPTKKVQKNRNNYASVECGAKILAANPEAKSTSAILMENMDLYMLNPCSTKIWFVVELCEPIQVRQLDIANHELFSSTPKDFLVSISDRYPTNKWIKLGTFHARDERNVQSFPLDEQMYAKYVKMFIKYLKVELVSHFGSEHFCPLSLIRVFGTSMVEEYEEIADSQYQSERQELFDEDYDYPLDYPSVGEEKSSKNLLGSATNAILNMVNIAANILGAKTGEDSVEQGNKSVPENTTATSMMTPELPQPTVVPSLEPDTSEIPQTENELLVLDRTRESPIVQLVHEDEEETSQSTVTLLPSDEQEEEIPWFESETQMYCYDLVTVCCISSFSEYVYKWCSAVAMFHRRHSKIDSTWGKYDYAATWQDQLVPTKSLDVLIHEYTPEKLDTLNAEPSEIVTDVSSNLLDKGIINQTEGTFELEPSHPQTVSQSILLDVATGVKSVSTTEVSSEPGKHETASESSEIPFPEEITAEENGVVAPVTEKPSATTTVTEFQEMSTEEKTSAEIISKLTETVPRPECTVATESYNVETKDSSSEIEKQEVPLVESSSLELREDEQTVEETFLSIPVSGLPRTATDFYAELQNSTDLAYGNGNLIHGSNQKESVFMRLNNRIKALEVNMSLSSRYLEELSQRYRKQMEEMQKTFNKTIIKLQNTSRIAEKEDLKQTEAIQLLQAQLTNMTQLVSNLSASVTELKREVSDRQSYLVISLILCVILGLMLFLQRWKNKSEFNNNYFSNIPKSNYYPSPKRCVSSYDDMNLKRRTSFPLTRSQSFQLNKEVGPDDFYIVEPLKFSPEKKKKRCKYKSDKIETVKPVAEPVHQVANGEIKSRKPFTNQRDFSNIGDVYHSSYKGPPSEGSSETSSQSEESYFCGISACTGLCNGQMQKAKTEKRAIKRRRSKAPEQAKLIKTLIQTKTGSLPSLHDIIKGNKDLTVGTLGVTTVSGHL, encoded by the exons ATGAGGGAGCTGCCTCGTCGGCTCCTCTTACTGGCTTCCTGCTTTCTTCTCGGGAGTTTACTCAG TTTTCCCATCTGGCATGTCACTTGTAAAGAAGGTCCTTCATCTACAATTTTGGTTTCACAAAATGAGAACTCTCCCTTGGCAAACATGGATGAGAACATCCAGGAAAAG GAGGAGACTGACAGATCTGTTGGAACATTGTCTTTAGAGCCCATTAATACAATCATAAATAATTATCCTGAGGAATACCCTGATGACTACACAAAGGAAACAGAG gttATGGATATGGGGAAATTAGAGACCCAAGAAGAATGGTCTTCAGTTGATTTGAGTGAAACATCTTTTAATATAGCAGGTATCTCTGAAAGTACTTTCAGTCTACCTACCTCAGAGAGCTCATCAGTTTCTCAGCCCAG tGTAATAGAAAATTCCAGTGCTGACATTCCTGTAATCACTTCTGAAACCGAACAGTCAGAACTTGACTGCAATCTTGGTGGGATACTTGAAACCAATTCCCAGAGTGAGGCTTCCCCTCTTGTTACTTCACCAGACAG CCTTGTAGGTCAACACATAGAAAATATATCTTCACACAGAAAGGGAAAGACGACTAAATCAGAATTTGACCCCCAAGTTGCTGCACCTGAGCAAAAGACAGATCCGAAATCAGCACTTAATACTTCGGGTAACCTAAGAGGGGAG AGAAAAATGGGAGAAATTGATCCAACTTCTGTAATAGCCCCAAAGGACCCAGGAGATATCCCCACATTTGATGAATGGAAGAAGCAGGTTATGGaagtggaaaaagaaaaga GTCAGTCCATGCATCCATCCTCCAATGGAGGTCAGCATCCCACCAAAAAGGTCCAAAAAAATAGGAATAATTATGCTTCAGTTGAGTGTGGTGCTAAGATACTGGCGGCTAACCCAGAAGCAAAG AGTACTTCAGCAATACTAATGGAGAATATGGATCTATACATGCTTAATCCATGCAGTACAAAAATCTG gtTTGTTGTTGAACTTTGTGAACCAATTCAAGTAAGGCAGCTGGATATTGCAAATCATGAGTTATTCTCATCTACTCCTAAGGACTTCCTGGTATCTATCAGTGACAG GTATCCAACAAACAAGTGGATCAAGCTAGGCACATTTCATGCTAGAGATGAGAGGAATGTCCAGAGTTTTCCTCTGGATGAGCAGATGTATGCCAAATATGTAAAG ATGTTCATCAAGTACTTAAAG gTGGAGTTGGTATCACACTTTGGATCAGAACACTTTTGTCCTTTAAGCCTTATAAG GGTATTTGGAACCAGCATGGTTGAAGAGTATGAGGAAATCGCAGACTCACAGTACCAGTCTGAACGACAAGAACTTTTTGATGAAGATTATG ATTATCCTCTGGATTATCCTTCTGTGGGGGAAGAAAAATCTTCAAAAAATCTTCTTGGTTCTGCCACAA ATGCCATTTTAAATATGGTGAATATTGCTGCTAATATCCTTGGAGCAAAAACAGGGGAAGATTCTGTTGAGCAAG GAAATAAAAGCGTCCCTGAAAACACAACTGCCACTTCCATGATGACACCAGAACTGCCACAGCCAACCGTAGTTCCTTCATTAGA ACCTGATACTTCAGAAATACCACAGACGGAAAATGAGCTTTTAGTCTTGGATAGAACAAGAGAGAGCCCAATTGTTCAGCTTGTCCACGAAGATGAGGAggaaacaagtcaatcaacagtGACACTACTGCCAAGTgatgaacaagaagaagaaataccATGGTTTGAATCTGAAACACAGATGTATTGCTACGATCTGGTGACTGTTTGTTGTATTTCTAGCTTTTCAGAATATGTGTACAAGTGGTGTTCTGCAGTAGCAATGTTTCATCGCCGCCACAGCAAAATTGACAGCACTTGGGGAAAATATGATTATGCTGCTACTTGGCAAGACCAGCTAGTTCCAACCAAATCACTGGATGTTTTGATACATGAATACACCCCGGAGAAACTAGACACCTTAAATGCAGAGCCGTCTGAAATAGTTACAGATGTCTCAAGCAATTTGCTGGATAAGGGCATTATTAATCAGACTGAGGGTACTTTTGAACTGGAGCCTAGTCATCCACAGACTGTATCTCAGTCCATTCTCTTGGATGTTGCAACAGGGGTCAAGTCAGTTTCTACCACAGAGGTGTCCTCAGAACCTGGAAAACATGAAACTGCATCTGAAAGCTCAGAGATCCCTTTCCCGGAGGAGATCACTGCCGAAGAAAACGGAGTTGTAGCACCTGTTACGGAAAAGCCATCTGCAACCACTACTGTGACTGAATTTCAAGAAATGAGCACAGAAGAAAAAACCTCTGCTGAGATTATTTCAAAATTAACTGAGACTGTTCCACGTCCTGAATGTACAGTTGCCACAGAAAGCTACAATGTGGAAACAAAAGATAGTTCTTCCGAAATAGAAAAGCAAGAGGTGCCTCTTGTAGAGTCATCTTCTTTGGAACTAAGAGAGGATGAGCAGACTGTGGAGGAGACCTTTCTTTCGATTCCTGTTTCTGGTTTGCCACGAACTGCTACAGACTTTTATGCTGAACTGCAGAATTCCACAGACCTGGCTTACGGAAATGGAAATCTTATACATGGATCAAACCAAAAAGAGTCAGTTTTTATGAGACTGAACAACCGTATTAAAGCCCTGGAAGTAAATATGTCTCTCAGCAGTCGTTACTTAGAAGAACTCAGTCAAAG GTATCGAAAGCAAATGGAAGAAATGCAGAAGACTTTTAATAAAACTATAATAAAACTCCAGAATACTTCACGCATAGCAGAGAAAGAG GACTTGAAGCAGACAGAGGCAATCCAGCTTCTGCAAGCACAGCTGACCAACATGACACAACTCGTCTCAAATTTGTCCGCATCTGTGACTGAACTGAAAAGAGAG GTTTCTGATCGTCAAAGCTATCTTGTGATTTCTTTGATACTCTGTGTCATCCTGGGCTTGATGCTTTTTCTGCAGCGTTGGAAAAATAAATCAGAATTCAACAATAATTACTTCTCTAACATTCCCAAAAGTAATTACTATCCcagtccaaaaag GTGTGTTTCTTCCTATGATGATATGAATTTGAAAAGACGAACTTCATTTCCACTCACTAGATCTCAGTCTTTTCAACTTAACAAAGAAG tgGGCCCAGATGACTTCTATATTGTAGAGCCATTGAAGTTTTCCCCAGAAAAAAAG aAGAAGCGTTGTAAATACAAAAGTGACAAAATCGAAACAGTCAAGCCTGTAGCTGAGCCAGTGCATCAGGTAGCCAATGGAGAAATCAAAAGCAGGAAACCTTTTACAAATCAGAGAGACTTCTCCAATATTGGCGATGTATATCACTCTTCATACAAAGGTCCCCCATCAGAAGGAAGCTCTGAAACCTCATCCCAGTCAGAAGAGTCCTACTTCTGTGGCATTTCAGCATGCACGGGTTTGTGCAATGGACAGATGCAAAAGGCAAAAACGGAGAAGAGGGCCATCAAACGAAGACGATCTAAAGCTCCAGAACAGGCAAAACTTATAAAAACTTTAATACAGACTAAGACTGGGTCCTTGCCAAGCCTGCATGATATCATCAAAGGAAACAAGGATTTAACTGTGGGAACATTGGGTGTCACAACTGTTTCTGGGCATCTTTAA
- the suco gene encoding SUN domain-containing ossification factor isoform X2: MRELPRRLLLLASCFLLGSLLSFPIWHVTCKEGPSSTILVSQNENSPLANMDENIQEKEETDRSVGTLSLEPINTIINNYPEEYPDDYTKETEVMDMGKLETQEEWSSVDLSETSFNIAGISESTFSLPTSESSSVSQPSVIENSSADIPVITSETEQSELDCNLGGILETNSQSEASPLVTSPDSLVGQHIENISSHRKGKTTKSEFDPQVAAPEQKTDPKSALNTSGNLRGERKMGEIDPTSVIAPKDPGDIPTFDEWKKQVMEVEKEKSQSMHPSSNGGQHPTKKVQKNRNNYASVECGAKILAANPEAKSTSAILMENMDLYMLNPCSTKIWFVVELCEPIQVRQLDIANHELFSSTPKDFLVSISDRYPTNKWIKLGTFHARDERNVQSFPLDEQMYAKYVKMFIKYLKVELVSHFGSEHFCPLSLIRVFGTSMVEEYEEIADSQYQSERQELFDEDYDYPLDYPSVGEEKSSKNLLGSATNAILNMVNIAANILGAKTGEDSVEQGNKSVPENTTATSMMTPELPQPTVVPSLEPDTSEIPQTENELLVLDRTRESPIVQLVHEDEEETSQSTVTLLPSDEQEEEIPWFESETQMYCYDLVTVCCISSFSEYVYKWCSAVAMFHRRHSKIDSTWGKYDYAATWQDQLVPTKSLDVLIHEYTPEKLDTLNAEPSEIVTDVSSNLLDKGIINQTEGTFELEPSHPQTVSQSILLDVATGVKSVSTTEVSSEPGKHETASESSEIPFPEEITAEENGVVAPVTEKPSATTTVTEFQEMSTEEKTSAEIISKLTETVPRPECTVATESYNVETKDSSSEIEKQEVPLVESSSLELREDEQTVEETFLSIPVSGLPRTATDFYAELQNSTDLAYGNGNLIHGSNQKESVFMRLNNRIKALEVNMSLSSRYLEELSQRYRKQMEEMQKTFNKTIIKLQNTSRIAEKEDLKQTEAIQLLQAQLTNMTQLVSNLSASVTELKREVSDRQSYLVISLILCVILGLMLFLQRWKNKSEFNNNYFSNIPKSNYYPSPKRCVSSYDDMNLKRRTSFPLTRSQSFQLNKEVGPDDFYIVEPLKFSPEKKKRCKYKSDKIETVKPVAEPVHQVANGEIKSRKPFTNQRDFSNIGDVYHSSYKGPPSEGSSETSSQSEESYFCGISACTGLCNGQMQKAKTEKRAIKRRRSKAPEQAKLIKTLIQTKTGSLPSLHDIIKGNKDLTVGTLGVTTVSGHL, translated from the exons ATGAGGGAGCTGCCTCGTCGGCTCCTCTTACTGGCTTCCTGCTTTCTTCTCGGGAGTTTACTCAG TTTTCCCATCTGGCATGTCACTTGTAAAGAAGGTCCTTCATCTACAATTTTGGTTTCACAAAATGAGAACTCTCCCTTGGCAAACATGGATGAGAACATCCAGGAAAAG GAGGAGACTGACAGATCTGTTGGAACATTGTCTTTAGAGCCCATTAATACAATCATAAATAATTATCCTGAGGAATACCCTGATGACTACACAAAGGAAACAGAG gttATGGATATGGGGAAATTAGAGACCCAAGAAGAATGGTCTTCAGTTGATTTGAGTGAAACATCTTTTAATATAGCAGGTATCTCTGAAAGTACTTTCAGTCTACCTACCTCAGAGAGCTCATCAGTTTCTCAGCCCAG tGTAATAGAAAATTCCAGTGCTGACATTCCTGTAATCACTTCTGAAACCGAACAGTCAGAACTTGACTGCAATCTTGGTGGGATACTTGAAACCAATTCCCAGAGTGAGGCTTCCCCTCTTGTTACTTCACCAGACAG CCTTGTAGGTCAACACATAGAAAATATATCTTCACACAGAAAGGGAAAGACGACTAAATCAGAATTTGACCCCCAAGTTGCTGCACCTGAGCAAAAGACAGATCCGAAATCAGCACTTAATACTTCGGGTAACCTAAGAGGGGAG AGAAAAATGGGAGAAATTGATCCAACTTCTGTAATAGCCCCAAAGGACCCAGGAGATATCCCCACATTTGATGAATGGAAGAAGCAGGTTATGGaagtggaaaaagaaaaga GTCAGTCCATGCATCCATCCTCCAATGGAGGTCAGCATCCCACCAAAAAGGTCCAAAAAAATAGGAATAATTATGCTTCAGTTGAGTGTGGTGCTAAGATACTGGCGGCTAACCCAGAAGCAAAG AGTACTTCAGCAATACTAATGGAGAATATGGATCTATACATGCTTAATCCATGCAGTACAAAAATCTG gtTTGTTGTTGAACTTTGTGAACCAATTCAAGTAAGGCAGCTGGATATTGCAAATCATGAGTTATTCTCATCTACTCCTAAGGACTTCCTGGTATCTATCAGTGACAG GTATCCAACAAACAAGTGGATCAAGCTAGGCACATTTCATGCTAGAGATGAGAGGAATGTCCAGAGTTTTCCTCTGGATGAGCAGATGTATGCCAAATATGTAAAG ATGTTCATCAAGTACTTAAAG gTGGAGTTGGTATCACACTTTGGATCAGAACACTTTTGTCCTTTAAGCCTTATAAG GGTATTTGGAACCAGCATGGTTGAAGAGTATGAGGAAATCGCAGACTCACAGTACCAGTCTGAACGACAAGAACTTTTTGATGAAGATTATG ATTATCCTCTGGATTATCCTTCTGTGGGGGAAGAAAAATCTTCAAAAAATCTTCTTGGTTCTGCCACAA ATGCCATTTTAAATATGGTGAATATTGCTGCTAATATCCTTGGAGCAAAAACAGGGGAAGATTCTGTTGAGCAAG GAAATAAAAGCGTCCCTGAAAACACAACTGCCACTTCCATGATGACACCAGAACTGCCACAGCCAACCGTAGTTCCTTCATTAGA ACCTGATACTTCAGAAATACCACAGACGGAAAATGAGCTTTTAGTCTTGGATAGAACAAGAGAGAGCCCAATTGTTCAGCTTGTCCACGAAGATGAGGAggaaacaagtcaatcaacagtGACACTACTGCCAAGTgatgaacaagaagaagaaataccATGGTTTGAATCTGAAACACAGATGTATTGCTACGATCTGGTGACTGTTTGTTGTATTTCTAGCTTTTCAGAATATGTGTACAAGTGGTGTTCTGCAGTAGCAATGTTTCATCGCCGCCACAGCAAAATTGACAGCACTTGGGGAAAATATGATTATGCTGCTACTTGGCAAGACCAGCTAGTTCCAACCAAATCACTGGATGTTTTGATACATGAATACACCCCGGAGAAACTAGACACCTTAAATGCAGAGCCGTCTGAAATAGTTACAGATGTCTCAAGCAATTTGCTGGATAAGGGCATTATTAATCAGACTGAGGGTACTTTTGAACTGGAGCCTAGTCATCCACAGACTGTATCTCAGTCCATTCTCTTGGATGTTGCAACAGGGGTCAAGTCAGTTTCTACCACAGAGGTGTCCTCAGAACCTGGAAAACATGAAACTGCATCTGAAAGCTCAGAGATCCCTTTCCCGGAGGAGATCACTGCCGAAGAAAACGGAGTTGTAGCACCTGTTACGGAAAAGCCATCTGCAACCACTACTGTGACTGAATTTCAAGAAATGAGCACAGAAGAAAAAACCTCTGCTGAGATTATTTCAAAATTAACTGAGACTGTTCCACGTCCTGAATGTACAGTTGCCACAGAAAGCTACAATGTGGAAACAAAAGATAGTTCTTCCGAAATAGAAAAGCAAGAGGTGCCTCTTGTAGAGTCATCTTCTTTGGAACTAAGAGAGGATGAGCAGACTGTGGAGGAGACCTTTCTTTCGATTCCTGTTTCTGGTTTGCCACGAACTGCTACAGACTTTTATGCTGAACTGCAGAATTCCACAGACCTGGCTTACGGAAATGGAAATCTTATACATGGATCAAACCAAAAAGAGTCAGTTTTTATGAGACTGAACAACCGTATTAAAGCCCTGGAAGTAAATATGTCTCTCAGCAGTCGTTACTTAGAAGAACTCAGTCAAAG GTATCGAAAGCAAATGGAAGAAATGCAGAAGACTTTTAATAAAACTATAATAAAACTCCAGAATACTTCACGCATAGCAGAGAAAGAG GACTTGAAGCAGACAGAGGCAATCCAGCTTCTGCAAGCACAGCTGACCAACATGACACAACTCGTCTCAAATTTGTCCGCATCTGTGACTGAACTGAAAAGAGAG GTTTCTGATCGTCAAAGCTATCTTGTGATTTCTTTGATACTCTGTGTCATCCTGGGCTTGATGCTTTTTCTGCAGCGTTGGAAAAATAAATCAGAATTCAACAATAATTACTTCTCTAACATTCCCAAAAGTAATTACTATCCcagtccaaaaag GTGTGTTTCTTCCTATGATGATATGAATTTGAAAAGACGAACTTCATTTCCACTCACTAGATCTCAGTCTTTTCAACTTAACAAAGAAG tgGGCCCAGATGACTTCTATATTGTAGAGCCATTGAAGTTTTCCCCAGAAAAAAAG AAGCGTTGTAAATACAAAAGTGACAAAATCGAAACAGTCAAGCCTGTAGCTGAGCCAGTGCATCAGGTAGCCAATGGAGAAATCAAAAGCAGGAAACCTTTTACAAATCAGAGAGACTTCTCCAATATTGGCGATGTATATCACTCTTCATACAAAGGTCCCCCATCAGAAGGAAGCTCTGAAACCTCATCCCAGTCAGAAGAGTCCTACTTCTGTGGCATTTCAGCATGCACGGGTTTGTGCAATGGACAGATGCAAAAGGCAAAAACGGAGAAGAGGGCCATCAAACGAAGACGATCTAAAGCTCCAGAACAGGCAAAACTTATAAAAACTTTAATACAGACTAAGACTGGGTCCTTGCCAAGCCTGCATGATATCATCAAAGGAAACAAGGATTTAACTGTGGGAACATTGGGTGTCACAACTGTTTCTGGGCATCTTTAA
- the suco gene encoding SUN domain-containing ossification factor isoform X3 has product MRELPRRLLLLASCFLLGSLLSFPIWHVTCKEGPSSTILVSQNENSPLANMDENIQEKEETDRSVGTLSLEPINTIINNYPEEYPDDYTKETEVMDMGKLETQEEWSSVDLSETSFNIAGISESTFSLPTSESSSVSQPSVIENSSADIPVITSETEQSELDCNLGGILETNSQSEASPLVTSPDSLVGQHIENISSHRKGKTTKSEFDPQVAAPEQKTDPKSALNTSGNLRGERKMGEIDPTSVIAPKDPGDIPTFDEWKKQVMEVEKEKSQSMHPSSNGGQHPTKKVQKNRNNYASVECGAKILAANPEAKSTSAILMENMDLYMLNPCSTKIWFVVELCEPIQVRQLDIANHELFSSTPKDFLVSISDRYPTNKWIKLGTFHARDERNVQSFPLDEQMYAKYVKVELVSHFGSEHFCPLSLIRVFGTSMVEEYEEIADSQYQSERQELFDEDYDYPLDYPSVGEEKSSKNLLGSATNAILNMVNIAANILGAKTGEDSVEQGNKSVPENTTATSMMTPELPQPTVVPSLEPDTSEIPQTENELLVLDRTRESPIVQLVHEDEEETSQSTVTLLPSDEQEEEIPWFESETQMYCYDLVTVCCISSFSEYVYKWCSAVAMFHRRHSKIDSTWGKYDYAATWQDQLVPTKSLDVLIHEYTPEKLDTLNAEPSEIVTDVSSNLLDKGIINQTEGTFELEPSHPQTVSQSILLDVATGVKSVSTTEVSSEPGKHETASESSEIPFPEEITAEENGVVAPVTEKPSATTTVTEFQEMSTEEKTSAEIISKLTETVPRPECTVATESYNVETKDSSSEIEKQEVPLVESSSLELREDEQTVEETFLSIPVSGLPRTATDFYAELQNSTDLAYGNGNLIHGSNQKESVFMRLNNRIKALEVNMSLSSRYLEELSQRYRKQMEEMQKTFNKTIIKLQNTSRIAEKEDLKQTEAIQLLQAQLTNMTQLVSNLSASVTELKREVSDRQSYLVISLILCVILGLMLFLQRWKNKSEFNNNYFSNIPKSNYYPSPKRCVSSYDDMNLKRRTSFPLTRSQSFQLNKEVGPDDFYIVEPLKFSPEKKKKRCKYKSDKIETVKPVAEPVHQVANGEIKSRKPFTNQRDFSNIGDVYHSSYKGPPSEGSSETSSQSEESYFCGISACTGLCNGQMQKAKTEKRAIKRRRSKAPEQAKLIKTLIQTKTGSLPSLHDIIKGNKDLTVGTLGVTTVSGHL; this is encoded by the exons ATGAGGGAGCTGCCTCGTCGGCTCCTCTTACTGGCTTCCTGCTTTCTTCTCGGGAGTTTACTCAG TTTTCCCATCTGGCATGTCACTTGTAAAGAAGGTCCTTCATCTACAATTTTGGTTTCACAAAATGAGAACTCTCCCTTGGCAAACATGGATGAGAACATCCAGGAAAAG GAGGAGACTGACAGATCTGTTGGAACATTGTCTTTAGAGCCCATTAATACAATCATAAATAATTATCCTGAGGAATACCCTGATGACTACACAAAGGAAACAGAG gttATGGATATGGGGAAATTAGAGACCCAAGAAGAATGGTCTTCAGTTGATTTGAGTGAAACATCTTTTAATATAGCAGGTATCTCTGAAAGTACTTTCAGTCTACCTACCTCAGAGAGCTCATCAGTTTCTCAGCCCAG tGTAATAGAAAATTCCAGTGCTGACATTCCTGTAATCACTTCTGAAACCGAACAGTCAGAACTTGACTGCAATCTTGGTGGGATACTTGAAACCAATTCCCAGAGTGAGGCTTCCCCTCTTGTTACTTCACCAGACAG CCTTGTAGGTCAACACATAGAAAATATATCTTCACACAGAAAGGGAAAGACGACTAAATCAGAATTTGACCCCCAAGTTGCTGCACCTGAGCAAAAGACAGATCCGAAATCAGCACTTAATACTTCGGGTAACCTAAGAGGGGAG AGAAAAATGGGAGAAATTGATCCAACTTCTGTAATAGCCCCAAAGGACCCAGGAGATATCCCCACATTTGATGAATGGAAGAAGCAGGTTATGGaagtggaaaaagaaaaga GTCAGTCCATGCATCCATCCTCCAATGGAGGTCAGCATCCCACCAAAAAGGTCCAAAAAAATAGGAATAATTATGCTTCAGTTGAGTGTGGTGCTAAGATACTGGCGGCTAACCCAGAAGCAAAG AGTACTTCAGCAATACTAATGGAGAATATGGATCTATACATGCTTAATCCATGCAGTACAAAAATCTG gtTTGTTGTTGAACTTTGTGAACCAATTCAAGTAAGGCAGCTGGATATTGCAAATCATGAGTTATTCTCATCTACTCCTAAGGACTTCCTGGTATCTATCAGTGACAG GTATCCAACAAACAAGTGGATCAAGCTAGGCACATTTCATGCTAGAGATGAGAGGAATGTCCAGAGTTTTCCTCTGGATGAGCAGATGTATGCCAAATATGTAAAG gTGGAGTTGGTATCACACTTTGGATCAGAACACTTTTGTCCTTTAAGCCTTATAAG GGTATTTGGAACCAGCATGGTTGAAGAGTATGAGGAAATCGCAGACTCACAGTACCAGTCTGAACGACAAGAACTTTTTGATGAAGATTATG ATTATCCTCTGGATTATCCTTCTGTGGGGGAAGAAAAATCTTCAAAAAATCTTCTTGGTTCTGCCACAA ATGCCATTTTAAATATGGTGAATATTGCTGCTAATATCCTTGGAGCAAAAACAGGGGAAGATTCTGTTGAGCAAG GAAATAAAAGCGTCCCTGAAAACACAACTGCCACTTCCATGATGACACCAGAACTGCCACAGCCAACCGTAGTTCCTTCATTAGA ACCTGATACTTCAGAAATACCACAGACGGAAAATGAGCTTTTAGTCTTGGATAGAACAAGAGAGAGCCCAATTGTTCAGCTTGTCCACGAAGATGAGGAggaaacaagtcaatcaacagtGACACTACTGCCAAGTgatgaacaagaagaagaaataccATGGTTTGAATCTGAAACACAGATGTATTGCTACGATCTGGTGACTGTTTGTTGTATTTCTAGCTTTTCAGAATATGTGTACAAGTGGTGTTCTGCAGTAGCAATGTTTCATCGCCGCCACAGCAAAATTGACAGCACTTGGGGAAAATATGATTATGCTGCTACTTGGCAAGACCAGCTAGTTCCAACCAAATCACTGGATGTTTTGATACATGAATACACCCCGGAGAAACTAGACACCTTAAATGCAGAGCCGTCTGAAATAGTTACAGATGTCTCAAGCAATTTGCTGGATAAGGGCATTATTAATCAGACTGAGGGTACTTTTGAACTGGAGCCTAGTCATCCACAGACTGTATCTCAGTCCATTCTCTTGGATGTTGCAACAGGGGTCAAGTCAGTTTCTACCACAGAGGTGTCCTCAGAACCTGGAAAACATGAAACTGCATCTGAAAGCTCAGAGATCCCTTTCCCGGAGGAGATCACTGCCGAAGAAAACGGAGTTGTAGCACCTGTTACGGAAAAGCCATCTGCAACCACTACTGTGACTGAATTTCAAGAAATGAGCACAGAAGAAAAAACCTCTGCTGAGATTATTTCAAAATTAACTGAGACTGTTCCACGTCCTGAATGTACAGTTGCCACAGAAAGCTACAATGTGGAAACAAAAGATAGTTCTTCCGAAATAGAAAAGCAAGAGGTGCCTCTTGTAGAGTCATCTTCTTTGGAACTAAGAGAGGATGAGCAGACTGTGGAGGAGACCTTTCTTTCGATTCCTGTTTCTGGTTTGCCACGAACTGCTACAGACTTTTATGCTGAACTGCAGAATTCCACAGACCTGGCTTACGGAAATGGAAATCTTATACATGGATCAAACCAAAAAGAGTCAGTTTTTATGAGACTGAACAACCGTATTAAAGCCCTGGAAGTAAATATGTCTCTCAGCAGTCGTTACTTAGAAGAACTCAGTCAAAG GTATCGAAAGCAAATGGAAGAAATGCAGAAGACTTTTAATAAAACTATAATAAAACTCCAGAATACTTCACGCATAGCAGAGAAAGAG GACTTGAAGCAGACAGAGGCAATCCAGCTTCTGCAAGCACAGCTGACCAACATGACACAACTCGTCTCAAATTTGTCCGCATCTGTGACTGAACTGAAAAGAGAG GTTTCTGATCGTCAAAGCTATCTTGTGATTTCTTTGATACTCTGTGTCATCCTGGGCTTGATGCTTTTTCTGCAGCGTTGGAAAAATAAATCAGAATTCAACAATAATTACTTCTCTAACATTCCCAAAAGTAATTACTATCCcagtccaaaaag GTGTGTTTCTTCCTATGATGATATGAATTTGAAAAGACGAACTTCATTTCCACTCACTAGATCTCAGTCTTTTCAACTTAACAAAGAAG tgGGCCCAGATGACTTCTATATTGTAGAGCCATTGAAGTTTTCCCCAGAAAAAAAG aAGAAGCGTTGTAAATACAAAAGTGACAAAATCGAAACAGTCAAGCCTGTAGCTGAGCCAGTGCATCAGGTAGCCAATGGAGAAATCAAAAGCAGGAAACCTTTTACAAATCAGAGAGACTTCTCCAATATTGGCGATGTATATCACTCTTCATACAAAGGTCCCCCATCAGAAGGAAGCTCTGAAACCTCATCCCAGTCAGAAGAGTCCTACTTCTGTGGCATTTCAGCATGCACGGGTTTGTGCAATGGACAGATGCAAAAGGCAAAAACGGAGAAGAGGGCCATCAAACGAAGACGATCTAAAGCTCCAGAACAGGCAAAACTTATAAAAACTTTAATACAGACTAAGACTGGGTCCTTGCCAAGCCTGCATGATATCATCAAAGGAAACAAGGATTTAACTGTGGGAACATTGGGTGTCACAACTGTTTCTGGGCATCTTTAA